A single window of Gemmatimonadaceae bacterium DNA harbors:
- the ftsE gene encoding cell division ATP-binding protein FtsE, whose protein sequence is MTATESVGVIRFERVTKEYPRSGMALKEVSLRVARGEFLFLTGPSGAGKSTILRLTYFNERPTSGIVRVSGVNSEHASRREISKLRRRLGIVFQDFRLLEERTAEANVAFALEVTGTPRAQIGPKVSRVLTQVGLASKSTAYPKELSGGEQQRVAIARALVNDPFVLIADEPTGNLDERATRGVFQLLREINAAGTAIVMATHDLDLVRSTDYRTIELNRGQIVYDSTDTPEPAA, encoded by the coding sequence TTGACCGCCACCGAATCGGTCGGGGTGATCCGGTTCGAGCGGGTCACGAAGGAGTACCCGAGGTCAGGCATGGCGCTCAAGGAAGTGTCGCTCCGCGTGGCCCGAGGGGAATTCCTGTTCCTCACCGGCCCCAGCGGCGCCGGCAAGAGCACGATCCTGCGCCTCACCTACTTCAACGAGCGGCCGACCAGCGGCATCGTGCGCGTGAGCGGCGTGAATTCCGAGCACGCCTCGCGCCGCGAGATCTCCAAGCTGCGCCGCCGCCTCGGCATCGTGTTCCAGGATTTCCGGCTGCTCGAGGAGCGCACGGCCGAGGCCAACGTGGCGTTCGCCCTCGAGGTCACCGGCACGCCACGCGCCCAGATCGGCCCCAAGGTGAGCCGCGTGCTCACCCAGGTCGGGCTGGCCTCCAAGTCCACCGCCTACCCGAAGGAACTCTCCGGCGGCGAACAGCAGCGCGTGGCCATCGCCCGCGCCCTGGTGAACGATCCCTTCGTGCTCATCGCCGACGAACCGACCGGCAACCTGGACGAGCGCGCCACGCGGGGCGTGTTCCAACTGCTGCGCGAGATCAACGCCGCTGGCACCGCGATCGTCATGGCCACGCACGATCTCGACCTCGTGCGCAGCACCGACTATCGCACGATCGAACTCAACCGCGGCCAGATCGTGTACGACTCGACCGACACGCCGGAGCCCGCCGCGTGA